From one Humulus lupulus chromosome 8, drHumLupu1.1, whole genome shotgun sequence genomic stretch:
- the LOC133798682 gene encoding uncharacterized protein LOC133798682 isoform X2, with protein sequence MAVNFKYWDDYVDPLDMEAMWKIPEVSSEWLDAGETRGQKVHLSRDPDGQPYLTQTEMKNMICAIAELESDRQPLSIRYDKKSKDTQLGIMQVFPKTAEWLYSELYYQSYEVEGNPDILFRPFVSVYFGAAYLKWLSNFEDKERNEEFVVRAYRGGTKKATHKSTMPYWQRYLSVKESFPSRKCFEDGMSLNDASVTTTTSSTPYVPSPQNAGDYTYWDSRASPEDMEEMWNNPEVLKEWSKSGEKKGKVRFSQDEKKRPYLSRIEVKAVAEIILSKHFSTKGLKPSVLCAIAELVSMRFVYGIGPHAGIMGLDYSTAFWLYMELGFRGYKVDSIDDLTKPFVSMYFGAAYFLWLSEYEGRERNPQFVVQAYIAGPKNVNFQETGPMWLKFEEALSYFEDIKKDQGGCIIM encoded by the exons ATGGCTGTCAACTTTAAGTACTGGGATGACTATGTTGATCCCCTGGACATGGAAGCAATGTGGAAAATCCCAGAAGTGAGTTCTGAATGGTTAGACGCCGGAGAAACAAGAGGACAGAAAGTTCACCTTTCACGCGATCCTGATGGACAGCCTTATTTGACTCAGACAGAGATGAAG AACATGATTTGTGCCATTGCCGAACTTGAAAGTGACAGACAGCCCCTTTCTATACGGTATGACAAGAAATCCAAGGATACACAATTAGGTATCATGCAAGTTTTTCCAAAAACAGCAGAATGGCTTTATAG TGAATTGTATTACCAGTCATATGAAGTAGAAGGGAATCCAGATATTCTATTCAGGCCTTTTGTGAGCGTATATTTTGGTGCTGCTTATCTAAAGTGGTTATCAAATTTTGAAGACAA GGAGAGAAATGAAGAGTTTGTGGTGAGGGCATATAGAGGTGGTACAAAAAAGGCAACTCACAAATCAACCATGCCCTACTGGCAACGGTATCTTTCAGTAAAAGAAAGCTTTCCATCCAG AAAATGTTTTGAAGATGGCATGTCATTGAATGATGCTTCTGTCACTACTACTACATCTTCTACCCCTTATGTGCCATCTCCACAGAATGcag GTGATTACACATACTGGGATTCCAGGGCATCTCCTGAAGACATGGAAGAGATGTGGAATAATCCTGAAGTTTTAAAGGAGTGGAGCAAATCTGGAGAGAAAAAGGGAAAGGTCCGCTTCTCCCAAGATGAAAAGAAAAGACCATATCTTTCTCGGATAGAAGTAAAG GCAGTGGCAGAAATTATACTTTCAAAACACTTCAGCACAAAGGGGTTGAAACCA TCAGTTCTTTGTGCTATTGCGGAGCTTGTTAGCATGCGTTTTGTCTATGGCATTGGACCTCATGCAGGAATAATGGGACTAGACTATTCTACAGCCTTCTGGCTTTACAT GGAGTTGGGTTTCAGGGGATATAAGGTCGATTCCATTGATGATCTAACCAAGCCATTTGTGTCCATGTACTTTGGTGCAGCATACTTCCTCTGGTTATCTGAATATGAAGGAAG GGAAAGAAATCCACAGTTTGTAGTTCAAGCTTACATAGCAGGGCCAAAGAATGTGAATTTTCAAGAGACAGGTCCAATGTGGCTCAAATTTGAGGAAGCTTTAAGTTATTTTGAAGACATAAAGAA GGATCAAGGGGGCTGCATCATCATGTGA
- the LOC133798682 gene encoding uncharacterized protein LOC133798682 isoform X1 produces MAVNFKYWDDYVDPLDMEAMWKIPEVSSEWLDAGETRGQKVHLSRDPDGQPYLTQTEMKAVVEIIVSRHFCLQIDPNMICAIAELESDRQPLSIRYDKKSKDTQLGIMQVFPKTAEWLYSELYYQSYEVEGNPDILFRPFVSVYFGAAYLKWLSNFEDKERNEEFVVRAYRGGTKKATHKSTMPYWQRYLSVKESFPSRKCFEDGMSLNDASVTTTTSSTPYVPSPQNAGDYTYWDSRASPEDMEEMWNNPEVLKEWSKSGEKKGKVRFSQDEKKRPYLSRIEVKAVAEIILSKHFSTKGLKPSVLCAIAELVSMRFVYGIGPHAGIMGLDYSTAFWLYMELGFRGYKVDSIDDLTKPFVSMYFGAAYFLWLSEYEGRERNPQFVVQAYIAGPKNVNFQETGPMWLKFEEALSYFEDIKKDQGGCIIM; encoded by the exons ATGGCTGTCAACTTTAAGTACTGGGATGACTATGTTGATCCCCTGGACATGGAAGCAATGTGGAAAATCCCAGAAGTGAGTTCTGAATGGTTAGACGCCGGAGAAACAAGAGGACAGAAAGTTCACCTTTCACGCGATCCTGATGGACAGCCTTATTTGACTCAGACAGAGATGAAG GCTGTTGTTGAAATTATTGTCAGCAGACATTTTTGCTTGCAAATAGATCCC AACATGATTTGTGCCATTGCCGAACTTGAAAGTGACAGACAGCCCCTTTCTATACGGTATGACAAGAAATCCAAGGATACACAATTAGGTATCATGCAAGTTTTTCCAAAAACAGCAGAATGGCTTTATAG TGAATTGTATTACCAGTCATATGAAGTAGAAGGGAATCCAGATATTCTATTCAGGCCTTTTGTGAGCGTATATTTTGGTGCTGCTTATCTAAAGTGGTTATCAAATTTTGAAGACAA GGAGAGAAATGAAGAGTTTGTGGTGAGGGCATATAGAGGTGGTACAAAAAAGGCAACTCACAAATCAACCATGCCCTACTGGCAACGGTATCTTTCAGTAAAAGAAAGCTTTCCATCCAG AAAATGTTTTGAAGATGGCATGTCATTGAATGATGCTTCTGTCACTACTACTACATCTTCTACCCCTTATGTGCCATCTCCACAGAATGcag GTGATTACACATACTGGGATTCCAGGGCATCTCCTGAAGACATGGAAGAGATGTGGAATAATCCTGAAGTTTTAAAGGAGTGGAGCAAATCTGGAGAGAAAAAGGGAAAGGTCCGCTTCTCCCAAGATGAAAAGAAAAGACCATATCTTTCTCGGATAGAAGTAAAG GCAGTGGCAGAAATTATACTTTCAAAACACTTCAGCACAAAGGGGTTGAAACCA TCAGTTCTTTGTGCTATTGCGGAGCTTGTTAGCATGCGTTTTGTCTATGGCATTGGACCTCATGCAGGAATAATGGGACTAGACTATTCTACAGCCTTCTGGCTTTACAT GGAGTTGGGTTTCAGGGGATATAAGGTCGATTCCATTGATGATCTAACCAAGCCATTTGTGTCCATGTACTTTGGTGCAGCATACTTCCTCTGGTTATCTGAATATGAAGGAAG GGAAAGAAATCCACAGTTTGTAGTTCAAGCTTACATAGCAGGGCCAAAGAATGTGAATTTTCAAGAGACAGGTCCAATGTGGCTCAAATTTGAGGAAGCTTTAAGTTATTTTGAAGACATAAAGAA GGATCAAGGGGGCTGCATCATCATGTGA